The Acidobacteriota bacterium genome has a segment encoding these proteins:
- a CDS encoding haloacid dehalogenase type II — MSDRVRGVRAMTFDVFGTVVDWRTSITGEGEAVGRAKGIEADWAAFADDWRAGYGPAMGRVRRGELGWTKIDDLHRMILDELVPKYGLESLTEDELDHLNRAWHRLTPWPDTVEGLTRLRERYVLASLSNGNVALLVNMAKNAGIPWDAVLSAELARHYKPDPEAYLTAADLLGLDPQQVMMVAAHKGDLRASARIGFRTGYVPRPTEFGPNVERDLTPDPDFDLVATDFNDMAAQLGL; from the coding sequence TTGAGCGACCGCGTGCGCGGGGTTCGGGCGATGACCTTCGACGTTTTCGGCACGGTGGTCGACTGGCGCACCAGCATCACCGGCGAGGGTGAGGCGGTGGGACGCGCGAAGGGCATCGAGGCGGACTGGGCCGCGTTCGCCGACGACTGGCGGGCGGGCTACGGCCCGGCGATGGGACGGGTGCGCCGCGGCGAGCTGGGCTGGACCAAGATCGACGATCTGCATCGGATGATCCTCGACGAGCTCGTGCCGAAGTACGGCCTCGAGAGCCTCACCGAGGACGAGCTGGACCACCTGAACCGCGCCTGGCACCGCCTCACGCCGTGGCCCGACACCGTCGAGGGGCTCACGCGGTTGCGCGAGCGGTACGTGCTGGCGTCGCTGTCGAACGGGAACGTGGCGCTGCTCGTCAACATGGCGAAGAACGCCGGGATCCCGTGGGACGCGGTGCTGTCGGCCGAGCTCGCGCGCCACTACAAGCCCGACCCGGAGGCCTACCTGACGGCTGCCGACCTGCTGGGTCTCGACCCGCAGCAGGTGATGATGGTCGCGGCGCACAAGGGCGACCTGCGGGCGTCGGCCCGGATCGGGTTCCGTACGGGCTACGTGCCGCGCCCGACGGAGTTCGGGCCGAACGTGGAGCGGGATCTGACGCCCGACCCCGATTTCGACCTGGTGGCCACCGACTTCAACGACATGGCGGCCCAGCTCGGGCTCTGA
- a CDS encoding methyltransferase domain-containing protein, producing the protein MQVWEPGRYATHARFVSDLGAPVVELLDPRPGERVLDVGCGDGALTEKLVEAGCRVVAIDASPEQVRAARERGLDARVADVAALDFDGEFDAVFSNAVLHWIRDPDAALAAIHRALAPGGRLVAELGGHGCVASIRAAFGDVLAKRGLDAERLNPWYFPTVEAYRERLHANGFEVDSIRLFPRPTPLPSDVTDWLETFAQPFLAGVPDSDRPAVLREMRERLEPVLRTADGGWTADYVRLRFAATRRT; encoded by the coding sequence ATGCAGGTCTGGGAGCCCGGTCGGTACGCCACGCACGCGCGGTTCGTCTCCGACCTCGGGGCGCCGGTGGTGGAGTTGCTCGACCCGCGGCCGGGCGAGCGCGTGCTCGATGTCGGCTGCGGCGACGGCGCGCTGACGGAGAAGCTGGTCGAGGCCGGCTGCCGCGTCGTGGCCATCGACGCCAGCCCGGAGCAGGTGAGGGCGGCGCGGGAGCGCGGGCTCGACGCGCGCGTGGCCGACGTTGCCGCCCTGGACTTCGATGGGGAGTTCGACGCGGTGTTCAGCAACGCGGTGCTGCACTGGATCCGGGATCCCGACGCGGCGCTGGCGGCCATCCACCGGGCCCTCGCTCCGGGCGGCCGGCTCGTGGCGGAGCTCGGCGGCCACGGTTGCGTCGCGTCGATCCGCGCCGCCTTCGGCGACGTCCTCGCGAAGCGCGGGCTCGACGCGGAGCGCCTGAATCCGTGGTACTTCCCGACCGTGGAGGCGTATCGCGAGCGCCTGCACGCCAACGGCTTCGAGGTCGACTCCATCCGCCTGTTTCCGCGGCCGACGCCGCTGCCGTCCGACGTGACCGACTGGCTGGAGACCTTCGCCCAGCCCTTCCTGGCCGGCGTCCCCGACAGCGACCGGCCGGCCGTGCTGCGCGAGATGCGCGAACGGCTCGAGCCGGTGCTCCGCACGGCCGACGGCGGCTGGACCGCCGACTACGTCCGGCTCCGTTTCGCGGCCACCCGGCGAACGTAG
- a CDS encoding 1-(5-phosphoribosyl)-5-[(5-phosphoribosylamino)methylideneamino] imidazole-4-carboxamide isomerase, translating to MLIPSIDLKGGQVVQLVQGERPAIASDDVDGWVRKFQDFPRVQVIDLDAAMGSGTNDTLVQSIAPRLTCRVGGGIRTVERARAVLGYGASAVIVGSSLFRDGRPDLDFAASLAAAVGPERVIAAVDSKGGRVVVKGWREATPLTAVEAVRALEPWCGEFLYTHVDREGLMQGTDMDAILAVRDATARRLTAAGGITTPDEIDRLDGEGIDAVVGMAIYTGRIDATRYIAIGSNTPNAR from the coding sequence GTGCTGATTCCATCGATAGATCTCAAGGGCGGACAGGTCGTGCAGCTCGTCCAGGGCGAGCGGCCGGCCATCGCCTCGGACGACGTCGACGGCTGGGTGCGGAAGTTCCAGGACTTCCCGCGCGTGCAAGTCATCGACCTGGACGCCGCGATGGGCTCCGGCACGAACGACACGCTGGTGCAGTCGATCGCGCCGCGGCTCACGTGCCGCGTCGGGGGGGGGATCCGCACGGTCGAGCGCGCCCGCGCGGTGCTCGGCTACGGCGCAAGTGCGGTCATCGTCGGCTCGTCGCTGTTCCGCGACGGCCGGCCCGACCTCGACTTCGCCGCGTCGCTGGCCGCGGCGGTCGGCCCCGAGCGGGTCATCGCTGCCGTGGACAGCAAGGGCGGGCGGGTCGTCGTCAAGGGCTGGCGGGAGGCCACGCCGCTCACCGCGGTCGAGGCGGTCCGCGCGCTCGAGCCGTGGTGCGGCGAGTTCCTCTACACGCACGTGGACCGGGAAGGGCTGATGCAGGGGACCGACATGGATGCCATCCTGGCCGTGCGAGACGCGACGGCGCGCCGCCTGACGGCGGCGGGGGGCATCACCACCCCGGACGAGATCGACCGGCTCGACGGGGAAGGCATCGACGCCGTGGTCGGCATGGCCATCTACACCGGCCGGATCGACGCCACCCGCTATATCGCGATCGGATCGAACACGCCGAATGCCCGGTAG
- the hisF gene encoding imidazole glycerol phosphate synthase subunit HisF, with amino-acid sequence MLSKRIIACLDVREGQVVKGINFEGLRSAGDPAALSRRYNREGIDEVVILDVTATIEKRKAMARTIHAVAQEIFLPLCVGGGINDEAHADAAIEAGADKVSLNTAAIARPALLTALARRYGSQAVIVAIDAKREGGGFRIYVRSGRQATERDAVEWAREAADRGAGEILLTSIDRDGTKSGFDCELTAAVSEAVSIPVIASGGAGTFDHFVDVFTAGKADAALAASIFHYAEHAVADLKQHLHERDIPVRMGHWARTGGAEPSA; translated from the coding sequence ATGCTGTCGAAGCGCATCATCGCCTGCCTGGACGTGCGCGAAGGGCAGGTCGTCAAGGGCATCAACTTCGAAGGGCTGCGCTCGGCCGGCGATCCGGCCGCGCTGTCCCGGCGCTACAATCGCGAGGGCATCGACGAGGTGGTGATCCTCGACGTCACCGCCACCATCGAGAAGCGCAAGGCGATGGCGCGGACGATCCACGCGGTGGCGCAGGAGATCTTCCTGCCGCTGTGCGTCGGGGGCGGGATCAACGACGAGGCGCACGCCGACGCCGCCATCGAGGCGGGAGCCGACAAGGTCAGCCTGAACACCGCCGCCATCGCGAGGCCGGCGCTGCTGACCGCTCTCGCCCGCCGCTACGGCAGCCAGGCGGTGATCGTTGCCATCGACGCCAAGCGGGAAGGCGGCGGGTTCCGGATCTACGTGCGCAGCGGGCGGCAGGCGACCGAACGCGATGCGGTGGAATGGGCGCGGGAGGCGGCCGACCGGGGCGCCGGCGAGATCCTCCTGACCTCGATAGACCGCGACGGCACGAAGAGCGGCTTCGACTGCGAGCTGACCGCGGCGGTCTCCGAGGCGGTCTCCATCCCGGTCATCGCGTCGGGCGGCGCCGGCACTTTCGATCACTTCGTCGACGTGTTCACGGCGGGGAAGGCGGACGCGGCGCTCGCGGCGTCCATCTTCCACTACGCCGAGCACGCGGTGGCCGACCTGAAGCAGCACCTCCACGAGCGCGACATCCCGGTGCGAATGGGCCACTGGGCGCGCACCGGCGGTGCCGAGCCCTCCGCTTGA
- the hisH gene encoding imidazole glycerol phosphate synthase subunit HisH — protein MALIDYDAGNLTSVRKALTHLGARFETPAGPGALAAASAVIVPGVGNFEVTAALDADWRRAIAGVLERGGLLLGICVGLQWLFEGSEEAPGVPGFGALPGRCRLIEHPDPAGPADGALFKVPHVGWNSLHRTRDSWVLDGVEEGDQVYFTHSYAAPVGPECIGSTTYGIEFASVVERERLVGMQFHPEKSGDVGLRLFKNVLDRMAA, from the coding sequence ATTGCGTTGATCGACTACGACGCCGGCAACCTCACCTCGGTGCGCAAGGCGCTCACCCACCTCGGCGCGCGTTTCGAGACGCCGGCCGGACCGGGCGCGCTGGCCGCGGCCAGCGCGGTGATCGTCCCCGGCGTGGGCAACTTCGAGGTGACGGCCGCCCTCGACGCCGACTGGCGGCGCGCCATCGCCGGCGTGCTCGAGCGCGGCGGCCTGCTGCTGGGCATCTGCGTCGGCCTGCAGTGGCTCTTCGAAGGCAGCGAGGAAGCGCCCGGCGTGCCCGGCTTCGGCGCGCTGCCGGGACGCTGCCGGCTCATCGAGCATCCCGACCCGGCCGGCCCCGCCGACGGCGCCCTCTTCAAGGTGCCGCACGTGGGCTGGAACAGCCTGCACCGGACCCGCGACTCCTGGGTGCTCGACGGCGTGGAGGAGGGCGACCAGGTGTACTTCACGCACTCGTACGCCGCTCCCGTGGGCCCCGAGTGCATCGGCTCGACCACCTACGGCATCGAGTTCGCCAGCGTCGTCGAGCGCGAGCGGCTGGTCGGCATGCAGTTCCACCCGGAGAAGTCGGGCGACGTCGGGCTGCGTCTGTTCAAGAACGTCCTCGATCGGATGGCCGCCTGA
- the hisB gene encoding imidazoleglycerol-phosphate dehydratase HisB translates to MSTNDTAPDPREATINRETTETQIALQIALDGRGRYTVSTGIRFFDHMLELLARHGAFDLTLRATGDLDVDQHHTVEDVGIALGQAVTQALGSKRGINRAGYFVMPMDETLGVAAVDLSGRVHAVTDLNLAVERVGDLQAELVHDFFDGFAQGARANVHVKVLYGRSSHHQIEALFKAFARALRVACSRDRQLGEMLPSTKELL, encoded by the coding sequence TTGAGCACGAACGACACGGCGCCCGACCCGCGGGAGGCGACGATCAACCGCGAGACGACCGAGACGCAGATCGCGCTGCAGATCGCGCTGGACGGCCGCGGGCGGTACACGGTCAGCACGGGCATCCGCTTCTTCGACCACATGCTCGAGCTGCTCGCCCGGCACGGGGCGTTCGACCTGACGCTGCGGGCGACCGGCGACCTCGACGTCGACCAGCACCACACGGTCGAGGACGTCGGCATCGCCCTCGGGCAGGCGGTGACGCAGGCGCTCGGATCGAAACGGGGGATCAACCGGGCGGGGTACTTCGTCATGCCGATGGACGAGACGCTCGGGGTGGCGGCCGTCGATCTGAGCGGACGCGTGCACGCCGTGACCGACCTGAATCTGGCCGTCGAGCGCGTGGGCGACCTGCAGGCCGAGCTGGTCCACGACTTCTTCGACGGCTTCGCCCAGGGGGCGCGCGCCAACGTGCACGTGAAGGTGCTGTACGGCCGGTCGAGCCATCACCAGATAGAGGCGCTCTTCAAGGCGTTCGCGCGGGCGCTGCGAGTGGCCTGCTCGCGCGACCGGCAGCTCGGCGAGATGCTGCCGAGCACGAAGGAGCTGCTGTGA
- the hisD gene encoding histidinol dehydrogenase produces MRIIASSQARAVRALVERGRTPDPDVAGRVAEIVDDVRRRGDRAVLKYARAFDRLRGAVEIEADEIRRGAQETPPAVRAAIRTAARHIRRVSAKQVPRGWRETVAPGVVVEQRVTPLDRVGCYVPGGRHPLPSSLLMTALPARAAGVPEVIATCPNPAPAVLAAAVEAKVSRLFRIGGAHAIAAFAYGTATIPRVDRIVGPGNAYVAAAKAQVARDCPIDFYAGPTEIVVVSSDGNPEWIAADLVAQAEHDPDARAILLTPERSLARAVAAAVAAQIEEHPGAAPSIAAHGVAVVTTTLDEAVDLANAIAPEHAVTDTLAVARRVVRAGTVFVGPFGAQAAGDYATGSNHVLPTDGAAQVRGGLSAADFVRVNSVQRLTRQGLRGLAPSVISLANAEGLHAHAASVARRVLPPPRGRRSRPETGGREEGG; encoded by the coding sequence ATGAGGATCATCGCGTCGTCGCAGGCGCGGGCGGTGCGGGCGCTGGTGGAGCGCGGGCGGACGCCCGACCCCGACGTCGCCGGCCGGGTGGCGGAGATCGTCGACGACGTGCGGCGGCGCGGCGACCGGGCCGTGCTGAAGTACGCCCGCGCGTTCGACCGCCTGCGGGGCGCCGTCGAGATCGAGGCGGACGAGATCCGGCGGGGCGCGCAGGAGACGCCGCCCGCGGTGCGCGCGGCGATCAGGACCGCGGCGCGGCACATCCGGCGCGTGTCGGCAAAGCAGGTCCCCCGGGGCTGGCGGGAGACGGTGGCGCCCGGCGTGGTGGTCGAGCAGCGCGTGACGCCGCTCGACCGCGTCGGCTGCTACGTGCCGGGCGGACGCCACCCGCTGCCGTCGTCGCTGCTGATGACCGCGCTCCCGGCGCGGGCGGCCGGCGTGCCGGAGGTGATCGCGACCTGCCCGAACCCCGCGCCGGCCGTGCTCGCGGCGGCGGTCGAAGCGAAGGTCTCGCGCCTGTTCCGCATCGGCGGGGCGCACGCCATCGCCGCGTTCGCCTACGGCACGGCGACCATTCCGCGCGTCGACCGGATCGTCGGCCCGGGCAACGCCTACGTCGCCGCCGCCAAGGCGCAGGTGGCGCGCGACTGCCCCATCGATTTCTACGCCGGACCGACCGAGATCGTCGTCGTCTCGAGCGACGGCAACCCGGAGTGGATCGCCGCGGACCTGGTGGCGCAGGCCGAGCACGATCCGGACGCCCGGGCGATCCTGCTGACGCCGGAACGGTCGCTGGCGCGGGCGGTGGCCGCCGCCGTAGCCGCGCAGATCGAAGAGCATCCGGGGGCGGCGCCGTCGATAGCGGCCCACGGCGTCGCGGTGGTGACGACCACCCTGGACGAGGCGGTCGATCTGGCGAACGCCATCGCCCCCGAGCACGCGGTGACCGACACGCTGGCCGTGGCCCGCCGCGTGGTCCGGGCCGGCACGGTCTTCGTCGGGCCCTTCGGCGCCCAGGCGGCCGGCGACTACGCCACCGGGTCGAACCACGTGCTGCCGACCGACGGCGCGGCGCAAGTCCGCGGGGGCCTGAGCGCGGCCGACTTCGTGCGCGTGAACAGCGTGCAGCGGCTGACCCGGCAGGGCCTGCGCGGCCTGGCGCCGAGCGTGATCTCACTGGCCAACGCGGAGGGGCTCCACGCCCACGCCGCGTCGGTGGCGCGGCGGGTGCTGCCGCCGCCCCGCGGCAGACGATCCAGACCCGAGACCGGCGGCCGGGAGGAGGGCGGTTGA
- a CDS encoding ATP phosphoribosyltransferase, translating into MTLRLGIPKGSLQESTVQLFARAGFNIYVSSRSYYPTIDDPEIECTLIRAQEMARYVADEAVDAGLTGIDWIAEHQTATGEEVVSVTDLVYSKQSFRKVRWVLAVPEESKYRSPRDLEGARISTELVRVTEAYFARLGVNVHVEFSWGATEVKPPDLADAIVEATETGSTLRANHLRIIDTVLESNPQLIANRRALDDDAKRTKIENIALLLRAAMEAQGRVGLMLNVQRTDLNGILALLPALQRPTVSPLADDGWVAVSTVLEERDVRELMPRLRSAGGHGIVEYPLNKIVL; encoded by the coding sequence ATGACGCTCCGTCTGGGCATCCCGAAGGGCTCCCTGCAGGAGTCCACGGTGCAGCTCTTCGCGCGCGCGGGTTTCAACATCTACGTCAGCTCCCGCTCCTACTACCCGACGATCGACGATCCGGAGATCGAGTGCACGCTGATCCGGGCGCAGGAGATGGCGCGCTACGTCGCCGACGAGGCGGTCGACGCGGGACTGACCGGCATCGACTGGATCGCCGAGCACCAGACGGCCACCGGCGAGGAAGTGGTCAGCGTCACCGACCTGGTCTATTCCAAGCAGAGCTTCCGCAAGGTGCGCTGGGTGCTGGCCGTGCCGGAAGAGTCGAAGTACCGGTCGCCGCGGGATCTGGAGGGCGCGCGGATCTCGACCGAGCTGGTGCGCGTGACCGAGGCCTACTTCGCGCGGCTGGGCGTCAACGTCCACGTCGAGTTCTCGTGGGGCGCCACCGAGGTGAAGCCGCCCGACCTGGCCGACGCGATCGTCGAGGCGACCGAGACCGGCTCGACGCTCCGCGCCAACCACCTGCGCATCATCGACACGGTGCTCGAATCGAATCCGCAGCTCATCGCCAACCGGCGGGCCCTCGACGACGACGCCAAGCGGACGAAGATCGAGAACATCGCGCTGCTGCTGCGGGCGGCGATGGAGGCGCAGGGACGGGTCGGACTGATGTTGAACGTGCAGCGCACGGACCTGAACGGCATCCTCGCGCTGCTGCCCGCCCTGCAGCGCCCGACCGTGTCGCCGTTGGCGGACGACGGCTGGGTCGCCGTATCCACCGTGCTCGAGGAGCGCGACGTCCGCGAGCTCATGCCGCGCCTGCGGTCGGCCGGCGGACACGGGATCGTCGAGTATCCCCTGAACAAGATCGTCCTATGA
- the hisI gene encoding phosphoribosyl-AMP cyclohydrolase, protein MQIDFSKLNGLIPAVVQDDDSNEVLMVGFMNEEALARTRASGFATFFSRTRNTMWMKGETSGNLLKVRRLLIDCDVDTVLVRVERLGDGNVCHTGERTCFFTTLDEMAPEADRQLVEQAR, encoded by the coding sequence ATGCAGATCGATTTTTCGAAGCTCAACGGGTTGATCCCGGCGGTGGTGCAGGACGACGACAGCAACGAGGTGCTGATGGTCGGGTTCATGAACGAGGAAGCGCTCGCGCGCACCCGTGCGTCGGGGTTCGCGACCTTCTTCAGCCGAACCCGCAACACGATGTGGATGAAGGGCGAGACGTCGGGCAACCTGCTGAAGGTGCGGCGCCTGCTGATCGACTGCGACGTCGACACCGTGCTCGTGCGCGTGGAACGGCTGGGCGACGGGAACGTCTGCCACACCGGCGAGCGCACCTGCTTCTTCACGACGCTCGACGAGATGGCGCCGGAGGCGGACCGGCAGCTCGTGGAACAGGCGCGATGA